The Arachis hypogaea cultivar Tifrunner chromosome 19, arahy.Tifrunner.gnm2.J5K5, whole genome shotgun sequence genome has a window encoding:
- the LOC140182270 gene encoding uncharacterized protein, with the protein MKKGIAFEWTPACKEAFNHFKDILAAPPVLGKPKVGEPLYLYLAITEGALAAVLVRKEGKAQQLIYFVSRSLQGAKLRYSKLEKLALALLVSSHRLRQYFQSHQVVVRTDQGIRQVLQKPDLAGRMMTWAIELSQYDLGYEPRHAIKAQAMADFLVEVTGNPTEDTDTRWKLHVDGASNQTSGGAGIILESLDGVIYEQLVKFEFHVLNNQAEYEALLGGLVLAQEVGAKRLEVCSDSQVVTSQVNGSYQARDSLLQKYLERVKELRKQFEEVTDQHVPKERNTRADLLSKLASTKPGTGNRSLIQGIKKEPAVALHLTKLAPSWMDSIANFLQNGKLPQDEKEAKAVITRFGIPEIVISDNGTQFTDKKFAEFLTGLGIKQKFSSIEYPQTNGQVKSANKIILLGLKKRLDSKKGAWADELASVLWSYRTTEQSSTGKTPFCLTYGVEVVIPVEIGEPSPRLLLAGVEEAVDKDLVDEVREMAHLSEVALKQRIALRYNTKVLRREFEERDLVLRRNDIGPPSPGEGKLALGHTSQAA; encoded by the exons ATGAAGAAGGGAATAGCATTTGAGTGGACCCCTGCGTGCAAAGAAGCCTTCAACCACTTCAAAGACATTCTAGCAGCACCCCCAGTGCTCGGGAAGCCGAAAGTCGGAGAGCCACTCTATCTATACCTAGCCATCACAGAGGGGGCGCTCGCAGCGGTGTTGGTACGGAAAGAAGGGAAGGCCCAGCAACTGatctactttgtgagtagatcaCTGCAAGGGGCAAAACTCAGATACAGCAAGCTGGAGAAGCTGGCACTGGCACTTCTGGTCTCCTCCCACCGATTGCGACAATACTTCCAGAGTCACCAGGTGGTCGTGAGAACGGACCAGGGGATTCGTCAGGTGCTCCAAAAGCCTGATCtagcgggaagaatgatgacctgggccatcgaaCTATCCCAATACGACCTAGGCTACGAGCCCCGACACGCAATTAAGGCGCAAGCAATGGCAGACTTCCTGGTGGAAGTAACTGGGAATCCAACCGAGGACACggacacacggtggaagctccatgtagacggagcctccaaccagacgtCCGGGGGCGCCGGGATCATTTTAGAAAGTCTGGACGGAGTCATCTATGAACAATTAGTTAAGTTTGAGTTTCATGTAttgaacaaccaagcagaatacgaagccctccTAGGGGGTTTGGTTCTAGCTCAGGAAGTCGGGGCCAAGAGGCTAGAAGTATGCAGTGATTCGCAAGTCGTCACTTCGCAAGTGAATGGAAGCTACCAAGCTAGAGACTCATTACTACAGAAATACTTAGAGAGGGTCAAAGAGCTGAGGAAACAATTTGAAGAGGTCACGGACCAACACGTCCCAAAGGagaggaacacacgggcagacctcctatccAAGCTGGCGAGCACAAAACCCGGAACCGGCAACCGCTCCCTCATCCAAGGCATCAAGAAAGAGCCAGCAGTTGCCCTCCACCTGACCAAATTAGCCCCTTCTTGGATGGACTCCATCGCTAACTTCTTGCAAAACGGCAAACTCCCCCAGGACGAAAAGGAAGCCAAAGCA gtgataacccgtttcggCATCCCGGAGATCGTCATCTCAGATAACGGGACGCAATTCACTGACAAGAAGTTCGCAGAGTTTCTCACCGGCTTGGGGATAAAACAGAAGTTCTCCTCAATTGAATACccccaaacaaatgggcaagtgAAATCTGCAAATAAGATCATCTTACTGGGTCTTAAAAAGCGTTTAGATAGCAAAAAAGGCGCGTGGGCTGACGAGCTTGCCTCAGTTCTCTGGTCCTATCGAACAACCGAGCAAAGCTCCACCGGGAAAACCCCCTTCTGCTTAACATACGGGGTCGAAGTAGTGATACCTGTGGAGATCGGAGAGCCAAGTCCGCGGCTACTCCTTGCAGGAGTAGAAGAAGCAGTGGACAAAGACCTGGTAGACGAGGTCAGAGAGATGGCCCACTTATCAGAGGTAGCGCTGAAACAGAGGATAGCCCTGCGATACAACACCAAGGTCCTTAGAAGGGAATTTGAGGAAAGAGACCTCGTCCTGCGACGAAACGACATCGGACCACCTtccccaggagaaggaaagctggcg CTTGGGCACACTAGCCAAGCGGCATAG